A window of Panicum virgatum strain AP13 chromosome 8K, P.virgatum_v5, whole genome shotgun sequence contains these coding sequences:
- the LOC120643534 gene encoding cyanidin 3-O-rutinoside 5-O-glucosyltransferase-like: MALANDENHNNGEQEQGRRSHFLVVAYGIQGHINPARTLARRLARIGGCTATLSVSASSHRRMFPSHGSSCEEEVSDGLISYIPFSDGKDDGSWPNGSEDRARRREANFRSLSAVVDRLAASGRPVTCMLCTLSMPVVGEVAREHGLPIAIYWIQPATVLVTYYHYFHGHGELIAQQQGSSNSTQDQQVTLPGLRPLRRSDMPTFFTEKTQDDLSKMILQAMRELFEQIEQEKPIVLVNTFDALEDVALKAIQPYMDDVFAVGPAVPPLDELLHQKDASEAAQVHLFKHDEKDCMEWLDAQLEKSVVYLSFGSLLAYTKRQAEEILHGLQDLGRPYLWVVRKEGRAEEVDLCLRDVKAERGMVVEWCDQQKVLSHPSVGCFVTHCGWNSTLEAIVSGVPMLAVPSWSDQPMNAYLIEEEWRVGVRAERDAEGVLTRDELVSRLELLMGGSERSVQIRANAQSLKERAQEAVATHGPLERSLRSFINKSLQNLNQSRKSIS, translated from the coding sequence ATGGCCCTTGCAAACGACGAGAATCACAACAATGGAGAGCAAGAGCAAGGTCGTCGTAGCCACTTCCTCGTGGTGGCCTACGGCATCCAAGGCCACATCAACCCTGCGCGTACTCTCGCCCGTCGTCTTGCTCGGATCGGCGGCTGCACCGCCACCCTCTCGGTTTCCGCCTCCAGCCACCGCCGCATGTTCCCGTCCCATGGAAGCTCCTGCGAGGAGGAGGTCAGTGACGGGCTCATCTCCTACATCCCCTTCTCCGATGGCAAAGATGACGGGAGCTGGCCCAATGGCTCTGAAGATAGGGCACGACGCCGGGAAGCAAACTTCCGGAGCCTCTCGGCTGTGGTCGACCGCCTTGCAGCCAGTGGCCGGCCGGTCACTTGCATGCTCTGCACCCTGAGCATGCCGGTAGTAGGCGAGGTAGCTCGTGAGCATGGGCTTCCGATTGCCATCTACTGGATCCAACCTGCAACCGTTCTTGTCACTTACTACCACTATTTCCACGGGCACGGCGAGCTCATCGCCCAACAACAAGGCAGCAGCAACTCAACACAGGATCAGCAGGTAACTCTTCCAGGCCTACGCCCTCTTAGAAGAAGTGACATGCCAACTTTTTTCACTGAGAAGACGCAGGACGATCTATCTAAGATGATCCTCCAAGCAATGCGTGAACTGTTTGAGCAGATAGAACAGGAGAAGCCAATCGTTCTAGTGAACACATTTGATGCGCTAGAAGATGTAGCCCTGAAAGCGATCCAACCATACATGGACGATGTGTTTGCCGTAGGGCCTGCAGTTCCTCCTCTTGATGAACTATTACATCAAAAAGATGCAAGTGAAGCAGCACAAGTCCATCTCTTCAAGCACGATGAGAAAGATTGCATGGAGTGGCTCGACGCACAGCTAGAGAAATCTGTTGTCTACTTGTCCTTTGGGAGCTTGCTGGCTTACACCAAAAGGCAAGCAGAGGAGATCTTGCACGGCCTGCAGGATCTTGGGCGACCATACTTGTGGGTGGTGCGCAAAGAGGGCCGTGCCGAAGAGGTGGATCTGTGCTTGAGGGATGTCAAGGCAGAGAGGGGGATGGTTGTGGAGTGGTGTGACCAGCAGAAGGTGCTATCTCATCCATCAGTAGGCTGCTTTGTCACTCACTGTGGCTGGAACTCAACATTGGAGGCCATAGTGTCTGGTGTGCCGATGTTGGCTGTGCCAAGTTGGTCAGACCAGCCGATGAATGCGTACTTGATagaggaggagtggagggtgGGTGTTAGGGCTGAGCGCGATGCCGAGGGGGTCCTGACAAGAGATGAACTTGTAAGTCGTTTGGAACTGTTGATGGGAGGTAGTGAAAGATCAGTGCAGATAAGGGCAAATGCGCAGAGTCTGAAGGAGAGAGCACAAGAGGCAGTAGCTACACATGGACCACTGGAAAGAAGCCTTCGGAGCTTTATTAACAAGAGCCTGCAAAATCTAAACCAATCCAGAAAATCAATCAGCTAA
- the LOC120643531 gene encoding phosphatidylinositol 4-phosphate 5-kinase 6-like: protein MSQLPAPASRLWEASIRKLQTIRRVGTVVPAPPGTVDGADAAATPCLLSVSSSASNTIYQYHEDGEESDDTSNEGGNDESDDDDAALGEPTHAEQLLPSGDFYQGGLRGDLPHGAGKFLWTDGSMYEGSWRRGRASGRGKFSWTSGATYEGDFAGGYMHGHGTYIGEFGDTFAGLWAGNLRHGRGTQAYANGDVYDGHWRDGLQDGHGRYIWRQGHEYIGTWRAGDMNGCGTVIWADGDRYDGAWEDAKPKGQGTFRWADGGMYIGTWCEESGAVHADGVYYPPSGGPAVPVPREPCEPITALLQELEGCEGKKASLMPSHKILTWPGVEAVQKKPVWRPPKVSAAADQGRMSSASRRMSSASLDMDSLQAEAAAAGSEETRTADRSCLRTSSCMRTPPRPGKKQGETISKGHRNYELMLNLQLGIRHAVGRQSAPTSLDLKSSAFDPKEKVWTRFPPEGSKHTPPHQSGDFRWKDYCPLVFRTLRKLFDVDPADYMLSICGDEALRELSSPGKSGSFFYLTNDDKYMIKTMKKSEVKVLLRMLPAYYKHVRAFEHTLLTKFFGLHCVKLTGAIQKKVRFVIMGNLFCSNYAIHRRFDLKGSSHGRMTDKPIDQISEHTTLKDLDLNFIFRLEGTWFQEFCRQVDKDCELLELERIMDYSLLVGIHFKDRDKDNSNPDDETSHTTAEDSDENRKTPLKLGICMPSRVENVAKNPDSESPFLGEPTGEFQDVVLFFGIIDILQDYDISKKLEHAYKSMQYDPNSISAVDPKQYCKRFRDFIFKAFADDVQN from the exons ATGAGCCAGCTCCCCGCCCCGGCCAGCCGGCTGTGGGAGGCGAGCATCCGCAAGCTCCAGACCATCCGCCGCGTCGGCACCGTCGTGCCCGCCCCCCCGGGGACCGTcgacggcgccgacgccgccgccacgccctgcCTCCTCTCCGTCAGCTCCTCGGCGTCCAACACCATCTACCAGTACCACGAGGACGGCGAGGAGAGCGACGACACCAGCAACGAGGGCGGCAACGACGagtcggacgatgacgacgccgCGCTCGGCGAGCCCACCCACGCCGAGCAGCTGCTGCCAAGCGGGGACTTCTACCAGGGCGGCCTGCGCGGGGACCTCCCCCACGGCGCCGGCAAGTTCCTCTGGACCGACGGCAGCATGTACGAGGGCTcgtggcgccgcggccgcgcgtccGGGCGCGGCAAGTTCTCGTGGACCTCCGGCGCCACCTACGAGGGCGACTTCGCCGGCGGCTACATGCACGGCCACGGCACCTACATCGGCGAGTTCGGGGACACCTTCGCGGGGCTCTGGGCTGGCAACCTCCGCCACGGCCGCGGCACGCAGGCGTACGCCAACGGCGACGTGTACGACGGCCACTGGCGCGACGGCCTGCAGGACGGCCACGGCCGCTACATCTGGCGCCAGGGCCACGAGTACATCGGCACCTGGAGGGCCGGCGACATGAACGGCTGCGGCACCGTCATCTGGGCCGACGGCGACCGCTACGACGGCGCCTGGGAGGACGCCAAGCCCAAGGGCCAGGGCACCTTCCGCTGGGCCGACGGCGGCATGTACATTGGCACCTGGTGCGAGGAGTCCGGCGCGGTGCACGCCGACGGCGTCTACTACCCGCCGTCCGGCGGCcccgccgtgcccgtgccccgCGAGCCCTGCGAGCCCATCACGGCGCTGCtccaggagctcgagggctGCGAGGGGAAGAAGGCGTCGCTGATGCCGTCGCACAAGATACTCACGTGGCCCGGGGTGGAGGCCGTGCAGAAGAAGCCGGTGTGGCGGCCGCCCAAggttagcgccgccgccgatcagGGGAGGATGTCCAGCGCGAGCAGGAGGATGAGCAGCGCGTCCTTGGACATGGACAGCCTGCAGgccgaggctgctgctgctgggagcGAGGAGACGCGGACGGCGGACAGGTCGTGCTTGCGGACGTCGTCGTGCATGCGGACGCCGCCGAGGCCGGGGAAGAAGCAGGGGGAGACCATATCCAAGGGGCACAGGAACTATGAGCTCATGCTCAACCTGCAGCTTGGTATTCG GCATGCTGTTGGAAGGCAGTCAGCGCCAACTTCGCTGGATCTTAAGTCATCGGCATTTGATCCGAAAGAGAAGGTGTGGACAAGATTTCCACCTGAAGGATCAAAGCATACTCCTCCACACCAATCAGGCGATTTTCGGTGGAAGGACTACTGCCCCCTGGTTTTCAG GACTTTGCGCAAGCTCTTCGATGTCGACCCTGCTGATTACATGCTCTCCATTTGCGGGGATGAGGCGCTCAGGGAACTTTCATCGCCGGGGAAAAGTGGAAGTTTCTTTTACCTCACAAATGATGACAAGTACATGATCAAAACAATGAAGAAATCAGAAGTTAAA GTACTGCTTAGGATGCTTCCAGCCTATTATAAACATGTCCGTGCTTTTGAACATACTCTGCTAACGAAATTCTTTGGTCTGCACTGTGTTAAACTTACCGGAGCTATTCAGAAAAAG GTCCGGTTTGTTATAATGGGAAATCTTTTCTGCTCCAACTATGCAATCCATAGGCGCTTTGATTTGAAAGGATCTTCACATGGTCGCATGACAGACAAACCCATTGATCAAATTAGTGAGCATACCACGTTGAAGGATCTTGATCTTAATTTCATTTTCCGTCTAGAAGGAACTTGGTTTCAAGAATTCTGCAG GCAAGTGGACAAAGATTGTGAACTCCTGGAGCTGGAGAGGATCATGGATTACAGTCTTTTGGTTGGTATTCACTTCAAGGATAGAGACAAAGATAA CAGCAATCCTGATGACGAAACGTCTCATACTACCGCTGAAGATTCTGATGAAAATAG GAAAACACCATTAAAATTAGGAATTTGCATGCCCTCAAGGGTGGAGAACGTTGCGAAGAATCCTGATAGTGAATCTCCGTTCCTTGGTGAGCCCACAGGGGAATTCCAAGATGTCGTGTTGTTCTTTGGAATCATTGACATACTACAAGATTATGATATTAGTAAGAAGCTTGAGCATGCTTACAAATCCATGCAATATGATCCCAACTCCATATCGGCCGTTGACCCGAAGCAATACTGCAAGAGATTCAGAGATTTCATTTTTAAGGCTTTCGCAGATGATGTACAAAACTAG